AGCTGTAGCTGTAACTGTGGCTTAAGCCATGGGGTTTCTTTTGAGGTAAGCTTTTAATAGAGTGTTCTTTGTGATCTGTTGAACCCATGACATGTCTTTTAACATGTGGATGTCTTGTCTAGATGGCTGCTGTTTCCCTTGCTAGCTGTGGGATGCAATGGTAAGTTCAGTTTATTTCTGAAACAACTTGATGGTCACATTCTTGTACTAAACGTGTCTTCCTCTCCAGCTTTCAGTTTGGCATCTACTAACTGGAATGGAGAAAGTGATGGTGCAGTTGCCAGCTATCCATCTGATTTAAGTAGCCTTAATCCTGGAGAAAGCCCTTCATTGAGCTTCTGGGCCCCTGGCAGTCCTGATTCAACCTCAAACACAAACAAGGTAAGAATGCACAACACTACTTAAGATACCAATGTGGTTCTTATCCAAGACTGTAATATTCAATTGCTTTTGATCTTACAGCTACCATCTGATCAGCTGGCAGGACTTCAAGGACCCAGCCCCAAAGACCCACTTCCACATGATGATGAAAATCTTGAGCAGCTGGTCTTTGTACCCACAGATGTGCCCCAGGGGCCAGCCTTTGAGCCTGAGGAAGAGCCCCAGGAACCAAAGCACCATAACATGTCACCTGAGCAGCAGCCTCGTATGTTTCAGCAGCCAGTGTTTGTGCCCCAGCAGCCTCAAAAACCCAGCTTCCAGCCACAACAAACCCAGCAGCTTAGTTTGCCACCCAAACAGGCTCCCCAGATGCCACAGCAGCCAGTGTTTGTGCCCCAGCAGCCTCAAAAACCCAGCTTCCAGCCACAACAAACCCAGCAGCTTAGTTTGCCACCCAAGCAGGCTCCCCAGATGCCACAGCAGCCAGTGTTTGTGCCCCAGCAGCCTCAGAAACCCAGCTACCAGCCACAACAAACCCAGCAGCTAAGCTTGCCACCCAAGCAGGCTCCCCAGATGCCGCAGCAGCCAGTGTTTGTGCCACAGCAGCCAGTGTTTGTGCCACAGCAGCCTCAGAAACCCAGCTTCCAGCCACAACAAACCCAGCAGCTAAGCTTGCCACCCAAGCAGGCTCCCCAGATGCCACAGCAGCCAGTGTTTGTGCCACAGCAGCCTCAAAAACTGAGCTTACCACCCAAGCAGGCTCCCCAGATGCCGCAGCAGCCAGTGTTTGTGCCCCAGCAGCCTCAGAAACCCAGCTTCCAGCCACAACAAACCCAGCAGCTGAGCTTGCCACCCAAGCAGGCTCCCCAGATGCCACAGCAGCCAGTGTTTGTGCCACAGCAGCCTCAAAAACCCAGCTTTCAGCCACAACAAACCCAGCAGCTAAGCTTGCCACCCAAGCAGGCTCCACAGCAGCCAGTGTTTGTGCCCCAGCAGCCTCAAAAACCCAGCTTCCAGCCACAACAAACCCAGCAGCTTAATTTGCCACCCAAGCAGGCTCCCCAGATGCCGCAGCAGCCAGTGTTTGTGCCCCAGCAGCCTCAAAAACCCAGCTTCCAGCCACAACAAACCCAGCAGCTAAGCTTGCCACCCAAGCAGGCTCCACAGCAGCCAGTGTTTGTGCCCCAGCAGCCTCAAAAACCCAGCTTCCAGCCACAACAAACCCAGCAGCTAAGCTTACCACCCAAGCAGGCTCCCCAGATGCCGCAGCAGCCAGTGTTTGTGCCCCAGCAGCCTCAAAAACCCAGCTTCCAGCCACAACAAACCCAGCAGCTAAGCTTGCCACCCAAGCAGGCTCCACAGATGCCGCAGCAGCCAGTGTTTGTGCCACAGCAGCCTCAGAAACCCAGCTTCCAGCCACAACAAACCCAGCAGCTAAGCTTGCCACCCAAGCAGGCTCCCCAGATGCCGCAGCAGCCAGTGTTTGTGCCCCAGCAGCCTCAGAAACCCAGCTTCCAGCCACAACAAACCCAGCAGCTAAGCTTGCCACCCAAGCAGGCTCCACAGCAGCCAGTGTTTGTGCCACAGCAGCCGCAAAAACCCAGCTTTCAGCCACAACAAACCCAGCAGCTAATC
Above is a genomic segment from Cheilinus undulatus linkage group 19, ASM1832078v1, whole genome shotgun sequence containing:
- the LOC121527100 gene encoding adhesive plaque matrix protein-like isoform X6; translated protein: MGFLLRWLLFPLLAVGCNAFSLASTNWNGESDGAVASYPSDLSSLNPGESPSLSFWAPGSPDSTSNTNKLPSDQLAGLQGPSPKDPLPHDDENLEQLVFVPTDVPQGPAFEPEEEPQEPKHHNMSPEQQPRMFQQPVFVPQQPQKPSFQPQQTQQLSLPPKQAPQMPQQPVFVPQQPQKPSFQPQQTQQLSLPPKQAPQMPQQPVFVPQQPQKPSYQPQQTQQLSLPPKQAPQMPQQPVFVPQQPVFVPQQPQKPSFQPQQTQQLSLPPKQAPQMPQQPVFVPQQPQKLSLPPKQAPQMPQQPVFVPQQPQKPSFQPQQTQQLSLPPKQAPQMPQQPVFVPQQPQKPSFQPQQTQQLSLPPKQAPQQPVFVPQQPQKPSFQPQQTQQLNLPPKQAPQMPQQPVFVPQQPQKPSFQPQQTQQLSLPPKQAPQQPVFVPQQPQKPSFQPQQTQQLSLPPKQAPQMPQQPVFVPQQPQKPSFQPQQTQQLSLPPKQAPQMPQQPVFVPQQPQKPSFQPQQTQQLSLPPKQAPQMPQQPVFVPQQPQKPSFQPQQTQQLSLPPKQAPQQPVFVPQQPQKPSFQPQQTQQLILPPKQAPQQPVFVPQQPQKPSFQPQQNQQLSLPPKQAPQMPQQPVFVPQQPQKPSFQPQQTQQLSLPPKQAPQMPQQPVFVPKQPQKPSFQPQQTQQLSLPPKQAPQQPVFVPQQPQKPSFQPQQTQQLSLPPKQAPQMPQQPVFVPQQPQKPSFQPQQTQQLSLPPKQAPQMPQQPVFVPQQPQQTQQLSLPPKQAPQMPQQPVFVPQQPQKPSFQQLSLPPKQAPQMPQQPVFVPQVQQMPQKPSFQQLRIPQQAPQRPVFVPQQSPQRPVLFPQQRLQMPQKRLQMPSFQAKKAPQQQIFMPKLFPKKFQVPQKPRRNYQTFAKRNLA
- the LOC121527100 gene encoding adhesive plaque matrix protein-like isoform X11 — its product is MGFLLRWLLFPLLAVGCNAFSLASTNWNGESDGAVASYPSDLSSLNPGESPSLSFWAPGSPDSTSNTNKLPSDQLAGLQGPSPKDPLPHDDENLEQLVFVPTDVPQGPAFEPEEEPQEPKHHNMSPEQQPRMFQQPVFVPQQPQKPSFQPQQTQQLSLPPKQAPQMPQQPVFVPQQPQKPSFQPQQTQQLSLPPKQAPQMPQQPVFVPQQPQKPSFQPQQTQQLSLPPKQAPQMPQQPVFVPQQPQKPSFQPQQTQQLSLPPKQAPQQPVFVPQQPQKPSFQPQQTQQLNLPPKQAPQMPQQPVFVPQQPQKPSFQPQQTQQLSLPPKQAPQQPVFVPQQPQKPSFQPQQTQQLSLPPKQAPQMPQQPVFVPQQPQKPSFQPQQTQQLSLPPKQAPQMPQQPVFVPQQPQKPSFQPQQTQQLSLPPKQAPQMPQQPVFVPQQPQKPSFQPQQTQQLSLPPKQAPQQPVFVPQQPQKPSFQPQQTQQLILPPKQAPQQPVFVPQQPQKPSFQPQQNQQLSLPPKQAPQMPQQPVFVPQQPQKPSFQPQQTQQLSLPPKQAPQMPQQPVFVPKQPQKPSFQPQQTQQLSLPPKQAPQQPVFVPQQPQKPSFQPQQTQQLSLPPKQAPQMPQQPVFVPQQPQKPSFQPQQTQQLSLPPKQAPQQPVFVPQQPQKPSFQPQQTQQLSLPPKQAPQMPQQPVFVPQQPQKPSFQPQQTQQLSLPPKQAPQMPQQPVFVPQQPQQTQQLSLPPKQAPQMPQQPVFVPQQPQKPSFQQLSLPPKQAPQMPQQPVFVPQVQQMPQKPSFQQLRIPQQAPQRPVFVPQQSPQRPVLFPQQRLQMPQKRLQMPSFQAKKAPQQQIFMPKLFPKKFQVPQKPRRNYQTFAKRNLA
- the LOC121527100 gene encoding adhesive plaque matrix protein-like isoform X2 → MGFLLRWLLFPLLAVGCNAFSLASTNWNGESDGAVASYPSDLSSLNPGESPSLSFWAPGSPDSTSNTNKLPSDQLAGLQGPSPKDPLPHDDENLEQLVFVPTDVPQGPAFEPEEEPQEPKHHNMSPEQQPRMFQQPVFVPQQPQKPSFQPQQTQQLSLPPKQAPQMPQQPVFVPQQPQKPSFQPQQTQQLSLPPKQAPQMPQQPVFVPQQPQKPSYQPQQTQQLSLPPKQAPQMPQQPVFVPQQPVFVPQQPQKPSFQPQQTQQLSLPPKQAPQMPQQPVFVPQQPQKPSFQPQQTQQLSLPPKQAPQMPQQPVFVPQQPQKPSFQPQQTQQLSLPPKQAPQQPVFVPQQPQKPSFQPQQTQQLNLPPKQAPQMPQQPVFVPQQPQKPSFQPQQTQQLSLPPKQAPQQPVFVPQQPQKPSFQPQQTQQLSLPPKQAPQMPQQPVFVPQQPQKPSFQPQQTQQLSLPPKQAPQMPQQPVFVPQQPQKPSFQPQQTQQLSLPPKQAPQMPQQPVFVPQQPQKPSFQPQQTQQLSLPPKQAPQQPVFVPQQPQKPSFQPQQTQQLILPPKQAPQQPVFVPQQPQKPSFQPQQNQQLSLPPKQAPQMPQQPVFVPQQPQKPSFQPQQTQQLSLPPKQAPQMPQQPVFVPKQPQKPSFQPQQTQQLSLPPKQAPQQPVFVPQQPQKPSFQPQQTQQLSLPPKQAPQMPQQPVFVPQQPQKPSFQPQQTQQLSLPPKQAPQQPVFVPQQPQKPSFQPQQTQQLSLPPKQAPQMPQQPVFVPQQPQKPSFQPQQTQQLSLPPKQAPQMPQQPVFVPQQPQQTQQLSLPPKQAPQMPQQPVFVPQQPQKPSFQQLSLPPKQAPQMPQQPVFVPQVQQMPQKPSFQQLRIPQQAPQRPVFVPQQSPQRPVLFPQQRLQMPQKRLQMPSFQAKKAPQQQIFMPKLFPKKFQVPQKPRRNYQTFAKRNLA
- the LOC121527100 gene encoding adhesive plaque matrix protein-like isoform X4, with the translated sequence MGFLLRWLLFPLLAVGCNAFSLASTNWNGESDGAVASYPSDLSSLNPGESPSLSFWAPGSPDSTSNTNKLPSDQLAGLQGPSPKDPLPHDDENLEQLVFVPTDVPQGPAFEPEEEPQEPKHHNMSPEQQPRMFQQPVFVPQQPQKPSFQPQQTQQLSLPPKQAPQMPQQPVFVPQQPQKPSFQPQQTQQLSLPPKQAPQMPQQPVFVPQQPQKPSYQPQQTQQLSLPPKQAPQMPQQPVFVPQQPQKLSLPPKQAPQMPQQPVFVPQQPQKPSFQPQQTQQLSLPPKQAPQMPQQPVFVPQQPQKPSFQPQQTQQLSLPPKQAPQQPVFVPQQPQKPSFQPQQTQQLNLPPKQAPQMPQQPVFVPQQPQKPSFQPQQTQQLSLPPKQAPQQPVFVPQQPQKPSFQPQQTQQLSLPPKQAPQMPQQPVFVPQQPQKPSFQPQQTQQLSLPPKQAPQMPQQPVFVPQQPQKPSFQPQQTQQLSLPPKQAPQMPQQPVFVPQQPQKPSFQPQQTQQLSLPPKQAPQQPVFVPQQPQKPSFQPQQTQQLILPPKQAPQQPVFVPQQPQKPSFQPQQNQQLSLPPKQAPQMPQQPVFVPQQPQKPSFQPQQTQQLSLPPKQAPQMPQQPVFVPKQPQKPSFQPQQTQQLSLPPKQAPQQPVFVPQQPQKPSFQPQQTQQLSLPPKQAPQMPQQPVFVPQQPQKPSFQPQQTQQLSLPPKQAPQQPVFVPQQPQKPSFQPQQTQQLSLPPKQAPQMPQQPVFVPQQPQKPSFQPQQTQQLSLPPKQAPQMPQQPVFVPQQPQQTQQLSLPPKQAPQMPQQPVFVPQQPQKPSFQQLSLPPKQAPQMPQQPVFVPQVQQMPQKPSFQQLRIPQQAPQRPVFVPQQSPQRPVLFPQQRLQMPQKRLQMPSFQAKKAPQQQIFMPKLFPKKFQVPQKPRRNYQTFAKRNLA
- the LOC121527100 gene encoding adhesive plaque matrix protein-like isoform X9, translating into MGFLLRWLLFPLLAVGCNAFSLASTNWNGESDGAVASYPSDLSSLNPGESPSLSFWAPGSPDSTSNTNKLPSDQLAGLQGPSPKDPLPHDDENLEQLVFVPTDVPQGPAFEPEEEPQEPKHHNMSPEQQPRMFQQPVFVPQQPQKPSFQPQQTQQLSLPPKQAPQMPQQPVFVPQQPQKPSFQPQQTQQLSLPPKQAPQMPQQPVFVPQQPQKPSYQPQQTQQLSLPPKQAPQMPQQPVFVPQQPVFVPQQPQKPSFQPQQTQQLSLPPKQAPQMPQQPVFVPQQPQKLSLPPKQAPQMPQQPVFVPQQPQKPSFQPQQTQQLSLPPKQAPQMPQQPVFVPQQPQKPSFQPQQTQQLSLPPKQAPQQPVFVPQQPQKPSFQPQQTQQLNLPPKQAPQMPQQPVFVPQQPQKPSFQPQQTQQLSLPPKQAPQQPVFVPQQPQKPSFQPQQTQQLSLPPKQAPQMPQQPVFVPQQPQKPSFQPQQTQQLSLPPKQAPQMPQQPVFVPQQPQKPSFQPQQTQQLSLPPKQAPQMPQQPVFVPQQPQKPSFQPQQTQQLSLPPKQAPQMPQQPVFVPKQPQKPSFQPQQTQQLSLPPKQAPQQPVFVPQQPQKPSFQPQQTQQLSLPPKQAPQMPQQPVFVPQQPQKPSFQPQQTQQLSLPPKQAPQQPVFVPQQPQKPSFQPQQTQQLSLPPKQAPQMPQQPVFVPQQPQKPSFQPQQTQQLSLPPKQAPQMPQQPVFVPQQPQQTQQLSLPPKQAPQMPQQPVFVPQQPQKPSFQQLSLPPKQAPQMPQQPVFVPQVQQMPQKPSFQQLRIPQQAPQRPVFVPQQSPQRPVLFPQQRLQMPQKRLQMPSFQAKKAPQQQIFMPKLFPKKFQVPQKPRRNYQTFAKRNLA
- the LOC121527100 gene encoding adhesive plaque matrix protein-like isoform X8, with the translated sequence MGFLLRWLLFPLLAVGCNAFSLASTNWNGESDGAVASYPSDLSSLNPGESPSLSFWAPGSPDSTSNTNKLPSDQLAGLQGPSPKDPLPHDDENLEQLVFVPTDVPQGPAFEPEEEPQEPKHHNMSPEQQPRMFQQPVFVPQQPQKPSFQPQQTQQLSLPPKQAPQMPQQPVFVPQQPQKPSFQPQQTQQLSLPPKQAPQMPQQPVFVPQQPQKPSYQPQQTQQLSLPPKQAPQMPQQPVFVPQQPVFVPQQPQKPSFQPQQTQQLSLPPKQAPQMPQQPVFVPQQPQKLSLPPKQAPQMPQQPVFVPQQPQKPSFQPQQTQQLSLPPKQAPQMPQQPVFVPQQPQKPSFQPQQTQQLSLPPKQAPQQPVFVPQQPQKPSFQPQQTQQLNLPPKQAPQMPQQPVFVPQQPQKPSFQPQQTQQLSLPPKQAPQMPQQPVFVPQQPQKPSFQPQQTQQLSLPPKQAPQMPQQPVFVPQQPQKPSFQPQQTQQLSLPPKQAPQQPVFVPQQPQKPSFQPQQTQQLILPPKQAPQQPVFVPQQPQKPSFQPQQNQQLSLPPKQAPQMPQQPVFVPQQPQKPSFQPQQTQQLSLPPKQAPQMPQQPVFVPKQPQKPSFQPQQTQQLSLPPKQAPQQPVFVPQQPQKPSFQPQQTQQLSLPPKQAPQMPQQPVFVPQQPQKPSFQPQQTQQLSLPPKQAPQQPVFVPQQPQKPSFQPQQTQQLSLPPKQAPQMPQQPVFVPQQPQKPSFQPQQTQQLSLPPKQAPQMPQQPVFVPQQPQQTQQLSLPPKQAPQMPQQPVFVPQQPQKPSFQQLSLPPKQAPQMPQQPVFVPQVQQMPQKPSFQQLRIPQQAPQRPVFVPQQSPQRPVLFPQQRLQMPQKRLQMPSFQAKKAPQQQIFMPKLFPKKFQVPQKPRRNYQTFAKRNLA
- the LOC121527100 gene encoding adhesive plaque matrix protein-like isoform X5; its protein translation is MGFLLRWLLFPLLAVGCNAFSLASTNWNGESDGAVASYPSDLSSLNPGESPSLSFWAPGSPDSTSNTNKLPSDQLAGLQGPSPKDPLPHDDENLEQLVFVPTDVPQGPAFEPEEEPQEPKHHNMSPEQQPRMFQQPVFVPQQPQKPSFQPQQTQQLSLPPKQAPQMPQQPVFVPQQPQKPSFQPQQTQQLSLPPKQAPQMPQQPVFVPQQPQKPSYQPQQTQQLSLPPKQAPQMPQQPVFVPQQPVFVPQQPQKPSFQPQQTQQLSLPPKQAPQMPQQPVFVPQQPQKLSLPPKQAPQMPQQPVFVPQQPQKPSFQPQQTQQLSLPPKQAPQMPQQPVFVPQQPQKPSFQPQQTQQLSLPPKQAPQQPVFVPQQPQKPSFQPQQTQQLNLPPKQAPQMPQQPVFVPQQPQKPSFQPQQTQQLSLPPKQAPQQPVFVPQQPQKPSFQPQQTQQLSLPPKQAPQMPQQPVFVPQQPQKPSFQPQQTQQLSLPPKQAPQMPQQPVFVPQQPQKPSFQPQQTQQLSLPPKQAPQMPQQPVFVPQQPQKPSFQPQQTQQLSLPPKQAPQMPQQPVFVPQQPQKPSFQPQQTQQLSLPPKQAPQMPQQPVFVPKQPQKPSFQPQQTQQLSLPPKQAPQQPVFVPQQPQKPSFQPQQTQQLSLPPKQAPQMPQQPVFVPQQPQKPSFQPQQTQQLSLPPKQAPQQPVFVPQQPQKPSFQPQQTQQLSLPPKQAPQMPQQPVFVPQQPQKPSFQPQQTQQLSLPPKQAPQMPQQPVFVPQQPQQTQQLSLPPKQAPQMPQQPVFVPQQPQKPSFQQLSLPPKQAPQMPQQPVFVPQVQQMPQKPSFQQLRIPQQAPQRPVFVPQQSPQRPVLFPQQRLQMPQKRLQMPSFQAKKAPQQQIFMPKLFPKKFQVPQKPRRNYQTFAKRNLA
- the LOC121527100 gene encoding adhesive plaque matrix protein-like isoform X10, with product MGFLLRWLLFPLLAVGCNAFSLASTNWNGESDGAVASYPSDLSSLNPGESPSLSFWAPGSPDSTSNTNKLPSDQLAGLQGPSPKDPLPHDDENLEQLVFVPTDVPQGPAFEPEEEPQEPKHHNMSPEQQPRMFQQPVFVPQQPQKPSFQPQQTQQLSLPPKQAPQMPQQPVFVPQQPQKPSFQPQQTQQLSLPPKQAPQMPQQPVFVPQQPQKPSYQPQQTQQLSLPPKQAPQMPQQPVFVPQQPVFVPQQPQKPSFQPQQTQQLSLPPKQAPQMPQQPVFVPQQPQKLSLPPKQAPQMPQQPVFVPQQPQKPSFQPQQTQQLSLPPKQAPQMPQQPVFVPQQPQKPSFQPQQTQQLSLPPKQAPQQPVFVPQQPQKPSFQPQQTQQLNLPPKQAPQMPQQPVFVPQQPQKPSFQPQQTQQLSLPPKQAPQQPVFVPQQPQKPSFQPQQTQQLSLPPKQAPQMPQQPVFVPQQPQKPSFQPQQTQQLSLPPKQAPQQPVFVPQQPQKPSFQPQQNQQLSLPPKQAPQMPQQPVFVPQQPQKPSFQPQQTQQLSLPPKQAPQMPQQPVFVPKQPQKPSFQPQQTQQLSLPPKQAPQQPVFVPQQPQKPSFQPQQTQQLSLPPKQAPQMPQQPVFVPQQPQKPSFQPQQTQQLSLPPKQAPQQPVFVPQQPQKPSFQPQQTQQLSLPPKQAPQMPQQPVFVPQQPQKPSFQPQQTQQLSLPPKQAPQMPQQPVFVPQQPQQTQQLSLPPKQAPQMPQQPVFVPQQPQKPSFQQLSLPPKQAPQMPQQPVFVPQVQQMPQKPSFQQLRIPQQAPQRPVFVPQQSPQRPVLFPQQRLQMPQKRLQMPSFQAKKAPQQQIFMPKLFPKKFQVPQKPRRNYQTFAKRNLA
- the LOC121527100 gene encoding adhesive plaque matrix protein-like isoform X7, with protein sequence MGFLLRWLLFPLLAVGCNAFSLASTNWNGESDGAVASYPSDLSSLNPGESPSLSFWAPGSPDSTSNTNKLPSDQLAGLQGPSPKDPLPHDDENLEQLVFVPTDVPQGPAFEPEEEPQEPKHHNMSPEQQPRMFQQPVFVPQQPQKPSFQPQQTQQLSLPPKQAPQMPQQPVFVPQQPQKPSFQPQQTQQLSLPPKQAPQMPQQPVFVPQQPQKPSYQPQQTQQLSLPPKQAPQMPQQPVFVPQQPQKPSFQPQQTQQLSLPPKQAPQMPQQPVFVPQQPQKPSFQPQQTQQLSLPPKQAPQQPVFVPQQPQKPSFQPQQTQQLNLPPKQAPQMPQQPVFVPQQPQKPSFQPQQTQQLSLPPKQAPQQPVFVPQQPQKPSFQPQQTQQLSLPPKQAPQMPQQPVFVPQQPQKPSFQPQQTQQLSLPPKQAPQMPQQPVFVPQQPQKPSFQPQQTQQLSLPPKQAPQMPQQPVFVPQQPQKPSFQPQQTQQLSLPPKQAPQQPVFVPQQPQKPSFQPQQTQQLILPPKQAPQQPVFVPQQPQKPSFQPQQNQQLSLPPKQAPQMPQQPVFVPQQPQKPSFQPQQTQQLSLPPKQAPQMPQQPVFVPKQPQKPSFQPQQTQQLSLPPKQAPQQPVFVPQQPQKPSFQPQQTQQLSLPPKQAPQMPQQPVFVPQQPQKPSFQPQQTQQLSLPPKQAPQQPVFVPQQPQKPSFQPQQTQQLSLPPKQAPQMPQQPVFVPQQPQKPSFQPQQTQQLSLPPKQAPQMPQQPVFVPQQPQQTQQLSLPPKQAPQMPQQPVFVPQQPQKPSFQQLSLPPKQAPQMPQQPVFVPQVQQMPQKPSFQQLRIPQQAPQRPVFVPQQSPQRPVLFPQQRLQMPQKRLQMPSFQAKKAPQQQIFMPKLFPKKFQVPQKPRRNYQTFAKRNLA
- the LOC121527100 gene encoding adhesive plaque matrix protein-like isoform X1, yielding MGFLLRWLLFPLLAVGCNAFSLASTNWNGESDGAVASYPSDLSSLNPGESPSLSFWAPGSPDSTSNTNKLPSDQLAGLQGPSPKDPLPHDDENLEQLVFVPTDVPQGPAFEPEEEPQEPKHHNMSPEQQPRMFQQPVFVPQQPQKPSFQPQQTQQLSLPPKQAPQMPQQPVFVPQQPQKPSFQPQQTQQLSLPPKQAPQMPQQPVFVPQQPQKPSYQPQQTQQLSLPPKQAPQMPQQPVFVPQQPVFVPQQPQKPSFQPQQTQQLSLPPKQAPQMPQQPVFVPQQPQKLSLPPKQAPQMPQQPVFVPQQPQKPSFQPQQTQQLSLPPKQAPQMPQQPVFVPQQPQKPSFQPQQTQQLSLPPKQAPQQPVFVPQQPQKPSFQPQQTQQLNLPPKQAPQMPQQPVFVPQQPQKPSFQPQQTQQLSLPPKQAPQQPVFVPQQPQKPSFQPQQTQQLSLPPKQAPQMPQQPVFVPQQPQKPSFQPQQTQQLSLPPKQAPQMPQQPVFVPQQPQKPSFQPQQTQQLSLPPKQAPQMPQQPVFVPQQPQKPSFQPQQTQQLSLPPKQAPQQPVFVPQQPQKPSFQPQQTQQLILPPKQAPQQPVFVPQQPQKPSFQPQQNQQLSLPPKQAPQMPQQPVFVPQQPQKPSFQPQQTQQLSLPPKQAPQMPQQPVFVPKQPQKPSFQPQQTQQLSLPPKQAPQQPVFVPQQPQKPSFQPQQTQQLSLPPKQAPQMPQQPVFVPQQPQKPSFQPQQTQQLSLPPKQAPQQPVFVPQQPQKPSFQPQQTQQLSLPPKQAPQMPQQPVFVPQQPQKPSFQPQQTQQLSLPPKQAPQMPQQPVFVPQQPQQTQQLSLPPKQAPQMPQQPVFVPQQPQKPSFQQLSLPPKQAPQMPQQPVFVPQVQQMPQKPSFQQLRIPQQAPQRPVFVPQQSPQRPVLFPQQRLQMPQKRLQMPSFQAKKAPQQQIFMPKLFPKKFQVPQKPRRNYQTFAKRNLA
- the LOC121527100 gene encoding adhesive plaque matrix protein-like isoform X13; this encodes MGFLLRWLLFPLLAVGCNAFSLASTNWNGESDGAVASYPSDLSSLNPGESPSLSFWAPGSPDSTSNTNKLPSDQLAGLQGPSPKDPLPHDDENLEQLVFVPTDVPQGPAFEPEEEPQEPKHHNMSPEQQPRMFQQPVFVPQQPQKPSFQPQQTQQLSLPPKQAPQMPQQPVFVPQQPQKPSFQPQQTQQLSLPPKQAPQMPQQPVFVPQQPQKPSYQPQQTQQLSLPPKQAPQMPQQPVFVPQQPVFVPQQPQKPSFQPQQTQQLSLPPKQAPQMPQQPVFVPQQPQKLSLPPKQAPQMPQQPVFVPQQPQKPSFQPQQTQQLSLPPKQAPQMPQQPVFVPQQPQKPSFQPQQTQQLSLPPKQAPQQPVFVPQQPQKPSFQPQQTQQLNLPPKQAPQMPQQPVFVPQQPQKPSFQPQQTQQLSLPPKQAPQQPVFVPQQPQKPSFQPQQTQQLSLPPKQAPQMPQQPVFVPQQPQKPSFQPQQTQQLSLPPKQAPQMPQQPVFVPQQPQKPSFQPQQTQQLSLPPKQAPQMPQQPVFVPQQPQKPSFQPQQTQQLSLPPKQAPQQPVFVPQQPQKPSFQPQQTQQLILPPKQAPQQPVFVPQQPQKPSFQPQQNQQLSLPPKQAPQMPQQPVFVPQQPQKPSFQPQQTQQLSLPPKQAPQMPQQPVFVPKQPQKPSFQPQQTQQLSLPPKQAPQQPVFVPQQPQKPSFQPQQTQQLSLPPKQAPQMPQQPVFVPQQPQKPSFQPQQTQQLSLPPKQAPQMPQQPVFVPQVQQMPQKPSFQQLRIPQQAPQRPVFVPQQSPQRPVLFPQQRLQMPQKRLQMPSFQAKKAPQQQIFMPKLFPKKFQVPQKPRRNYQTFAKRNLA
- the LOC121527100 gene encoding adhesive plaque matrix protein-like isoform X3, encoding MGFLLRWLLFPLLAVGCNAFSLASTNWNGESDGAVASYPSDLSSLNPGESPSLSFWAPGSPDSTSNTNKLPSDQLAGLQGPSPKDPLPHDDENLEQLVFVPTDVPQGPAFEPEEEPQEPKHHNMSPEQQPRMFQQPVFVPQQPQKPSFQPQQTQQLSLPPKQAPQMPQQPVFVPQQPQKPSFQPQQTQQLSLPPKQAPQMPQQPVFVPQQPQKPSYQPQQTQQLSLPPKQAPQMPQQPVFVPQQPVFVPQQPQKPSFQPQQTQQLSLPPKQAPQMPQQPVFVPQQPQKLSLPPKQAPQMPQQPVFVPQQPQKPSFQPQQTQQLSLPPKQAPQMPQQPVFVPQQPQKPSFQPQQTQQLSLPPKQAPQQPVFVPQQPQKPSFQPQQTQQLNLPPKQAPQMPQQPVFVPQQPQKPSFQPQQTQQLSLPPKQAPQQPVFVPQQPQKPSFQPQQTQQLSLPPKQAPQMPQQPVFVPQQPQKPSFQPQQTQQLSLPPKQAPQMPQQPVFVPQQPQKPSFQPQQTQQLSLPPKQAPQMPQQPVFVPQQPQKPSFQPQQTQQLSLPPKQAPQQPVFVPQQPQKPSFQPQQNQQLSLPPKQAPQMPQQPVFVPQQPQKPSFQPQQTQQLSLPPKQAPQMPQQPVFVPKQPQKPSFQPQQTQQLSLPPKQAPQQPVFVPQQPQKPSFQPQQTQQLSLPPKQAPQMPQQPVFVPQQPQKPSFQPQQTQQLSLPPKQAPQQPVFVPQQPQKPSFQPQQTQQLSLPPKQAPQMPQQPVFVPQQPQKPSFQPQQTQQLSLPPKQAPQMPQQPVFVPQQPQQTQQLSLPPKQAPQMPQQPVFVPQQPQKPSFQQLSLPPKQAPQMPQQPVFVPQVQQMPQKPSFQQLRIPQQAPQRPVFVPQQSPQRPVLFPQQRLQMPQKRLQMPSFQAKKAPQQQIFMPKLFPKKFQVPQKPRRNYQTFAKRNLA
- the LOC121527100 gene encoding adhesive plaque matrix protein-like isoform X14, giving the protein MGFLLRWLLFPLLAVGCNAFSLASTNWNGESDGAVASYPSDLSSLNPGESPSLSFWAPGSPDSTSNTNKLPSDQLAGLQGPSPKDPLPHDDENLEQLVFVPTDVPQGPAFEPEEEPQEPKHHNMSPEQQPRMFQQPVFVPQQPQKPSFQPQQTQQLSLPPKQAPQMPQQPVFVPQQPQKPSFQPQQTQQLSLPPKQAPQMPQQPVFVPQQPQKPSFQPQQTQQLSLPPKQAPQQPVFVPQQPQKPSFQPQQTQQLNLPPKQAPQMPQQPVFVPQQPQKPSFQPQQTQQLSLPPKQAPQQPVFVPQQPQKPSFQPQQTQQLSLPPKQAPQMPQQPVFVPQQPQKPSFQPQQTQQLSLPPKQAPQMPQQPVFVPQQPQKPSFQPQQTQQLSLPPKQAPQMPQQPVFVPQQPQKPSFQPQQTQQLSLPPKQAPQQPVFVPQQPQKPSFQPQQTQQLILPPKQAPQQPVFVPQQPQKPSFQPQQNQQLSLPPKQAPQMPQQPVFVPQQPQKPSFQPQQTQQLSLPPKQAPQMPQQPVFVPKQPQKPSFQPQQTQQLSLPPKQAPQQPVFVPQQPQKPSFQPQQTQQLSLPPKQAPQMPQQPVFVPQQPQKPSFQPQQTQQLSLPPKQAPQQPVFVPQQPQKPSFQPQQTQQLSLPPKQAPQMPQQPVFVPQQPQKPSFQPQQTQQLSLPPKQAPQMPQQPVFVPQQPQQTQQLSLPPKQAPQMPQQPVFVPQQPQKPSFQQLSLPPKQAPQMPQQPVFVPQVQQMPQKPSFQQLRIPQQAPQRPVFVPQQSPQRPVLFPQQRLQMPQKRLQMPSFQAKKAPQQQIFMPKLFPKKFQVPQKPRRNYQTFAKRNLA